In Epinephelus fuscoguttatus linkage group LG15, E.fuscoguttatus.final_Chr_v1, a genomic segment contains:
- the LOC125901900 gene encoding aquaporin-4-like isoform X1 translates to MQSRGTMCGSCSSDRPALCSPPALTLPAAFLRFLSWCNCHSIMVAFKGIWTKDFWRAVSGEYLATLIFVLLGLGSTINWAAGEEKPPPADLVLISLCFGLSIATMVQCFGHISGGHINPAVTAAMVVTRKLSLAKAVFYVVAQCLGGITGAGILYLVTPAAVRGSFGVTTVNSNISLGHGLLVELLITFELVFTVFATCDPKRSDLGGSAGLAIGFAVAIGHLFAIPYTGASMNPARSFAPALVTLNFEHHWVYWVGPILGAILAAGLYEYLYCPDPEMKKKLKQVFQKDPSGKYREVESDEVAIKPGSIHTIDVEKAEKKEAFQDSTGEVLSSV, encoded by the exons ATGCAATCCCGGGGCACAATGTGTGGATCATGTTCGTCTGACAGAcctgctctctgctctcctcctgcacTCACACTGCCTGCTGCTTTCCT GAGGTTCCTGTCCTGGTGTAACTGTCACAGCATAATGGTGGCATTTAAAGGGATCTGGACCAAGGACTTCTGGAGGGCTGTGTCTGGAGAATACCTGGCCACTCTCATCTTTGTCCTTCTCGGTCTGGGCTCCACCATCAACTGGGCTGCCGGGGAGGAGAAACCTCCCCCAGCTGACCTAGTCCTTATCTCCCTTTGCTTTGGCCTGAGCATCGCCACCATGGTGCAATGTTTTGGCCACATCAGCGGCGGACACATTAACCCGGCGGTCACTGCAGCTATGGTTGTGACGAGAAAGCTGAGCCTCGCAAAGGCTGTGTTCTACGTGGTGGCTCAGTGCCTGGGCGGTATTACAGGAGCTGGGATCCTCTACCTAGTcacacctgctgctgtcagagggTCCTTCGGTGTCACTACA GTGAACTCCAACATCTCATTAGGACACGGCCTTCTTGTGGAGCTCCTTATCACGTTCGAACTGGTCTTCACTGTCTTCGCCACCTGTGATCCCAAACGCTCAGACCTAGGAGGCTCTGCTGGCCTTGCTATCGGCTTTGCTGTCGCTATTGGCCACTTATTTGCG atCCCTTATACAGGAGCCAGCATGAACCCTGCTCGATCCTTTGCACCTGCGCTGGTCACGCTTAACTTTGAGCATCACTGG gTGTACTGGGTGGGACCAATCCTGGGTGCCATCCTGGCTGCTGGCCTGTATGAGTACCTGTACTGCCCTGACCCTGAGATGAAGAAGAAGCTGAAGCAGGTCTTCCAAAAGGACCCGTCAGGAAAATACAGGGAGGTGGAATCAGACGAAGTTGCCATCAAGCCTGGATCCATCCACACCATCGATGTGGAGAAAGCCGAGAAAAAGGAAGCTTTCCAGGACTCGACGGGGGAAGTGTTGTCCTCAGTATGA
- the LOC125901900 gene encoding aquaporin-4-like isoform X2: MNENTSHTTGTERGRAHYCIGRFLSWCNCHSIMVAFKGIWTKDFWRAVSGEYLATLIFVLLGLGSTINWAAGEEKPPPADLVLISLCFGLSIATMVQCFGHISGGHINPAVTAAMVVTRKLSLAKAVFYVVAQCLGGITGAGILYLVTPAAVRGSFGVTTVNSNISLGHGLLVELLITFELVFTVFATCDPKRSDLGGSAGLAIGFAVAIGHLFAIPYTGASMNPARSFAPALVTLNFEHHWVYWVGPILGAILAAGLYEYLYCPDPEMKKKLKQVFQKDPSGKYREVESDEVAIKPGSIHTIDVEKAEKKEAFQDSTGEVLSSV; the protein is encoded by the exons ATGAATGAGAATACATCACACACAacggggacagagagagggagagcacaTTATTGCATTGG GAGGTTCCTGTCCTGGTGTAACTGTCACAGCATAATGGTGGCATTTAAAGGGATCTGGACCAAGGACTTCTGGAGGGCTGTGTCTGGAGAATACCTGGCCACTCTCATCTTTGTCCTTCTCGGTCTGGGCTCCACCATCAACTGGGCTGCCGGGGAGGAGAAACCTCCCCCAGCTGACCTAGTCCTTATCTCCCTTTGCTTTGGCCTGAGCATCGCCACCATGGTGCAATGTTTTGGCCACATCAGCGGCGGACACATTAACCCGGCGGTCACTGCAGCTATGGTTGTGACGAGAAAGCTGAGCCTCGCAAAGGCTGTGTTCTACGTGGTGGCTCAGTGCCTGGGCGGTATTACAGGAGCTGGGATCCTCTACCTAGTcacacctgctgctgtcagagggTCCTTCGGTGTCACTACA GTGAACTCCAACATCTCATTAGGACACGGCCTTCTTGTGGAGCTCCTTATCACGTTCGAACTGGTCTTCACTGTCTTCGCCACCTGTGATCCCAAACGCTCAGACCTAGGAGGCTCTGCTGGCCTTGCTATCGGCTTTGCTGTCGCTATTGGCCACTTATTTGCG atCCCTTATACAGGAGCCAGCATGAACCCTGCTCGATCCTTTGCACCTGCGCTGGTCACGCTTAACTTTGAGCATCACTGG gTGTACTGGGTGGGACCAATCCTGGGTGCCATCCTGGCTGCTGGCCTGTATGAGTACCTGTACTGCCCTGACCCTGAGATGAAGAAGAAGCTGAAGCAGGTCTTCCAAAAGGACCCGTCAGGAAAATACAGGGAGGTGGAATCAGACGAAGTTGCCATCAAGCCTGGATCCATCCACACCATCGATGTGGAGAAAGCCGAGAAAAAGGAAGCTTTCCAGGACTCGACGGGGGAAGTGTTGTCCTCAGTATGA